The following are from one region of the Microbacterium paraoxydans genome:
- the gatC gene encoding Asp-tRNA(Asn)/Glu-tRNA(Gln) amidotransferase subunit GatC — MSEITPDLVRHLGVLARIQLNDDEVTRLTGQLDAIVDNIAKVSEVATADVAATSHPIPLSNVFRPDVVGETLTHEQVLQNAPDQADGRFRVTAILGEEQ; from the coding sequence GTGTCTGAAATCACCCCTGATCTTGTGCGCCATCTCGGCGTGCTCGCGCGCATCCAGCTGAACGACGACGAGGTGACGCGGCTCACGGGCCAGCTCGACGCCATCGTCGACAACATCGCCAAGGTGTCCGAGGTCGCGACCGCTGATGTCGCCGCGACCAGCCACCCGATCCCGCTGAGCAACGTGTTCCGTCCCGACGTGGTCGGCGAGACGCTCACGCACGAGCAGGTGCTGCAGAACGCCCCGGACCAGGCCGACGGCCGGTTCCGCGTCACCGCGATCCTGGGAGAAGAGCAGTGA
- the gatA gene encoding Asp-tRNA(Asn)/Glu-tRNA(Gln) amidotransferase subunit GatA: MSDIIRLTAAELADKLAARELSSVEATQAHLDRIAQVDGDVHAFLHVNEHALDAAADIDARRAAGEDLGPIAGVPLAIKDVLVTTDQPTTSGSRILEGYRSPYDATVVARSRAAGLIALGKTNMDEFAMGSSTEHSAYGPTRNPWDLDRIPGGSGGGSAAAVAAFEAPLALGSDTGGSIRQPAHVTGTVGVKPTYGGVSRYGAIALASSLDQVGPVTRTVLDAGLLHDAIGGHDPKDSTSLDEQWPSFAAAAREGARGDGLKGLRVGVIRELPDSGFQPGVAASFRSALALLEAQGAEIVEIGAPHFEYGVAAYYLILPAEASSNLAKFDSVRFGLRVTPAGNPTVEDVMSATRDAGFGDEVKRRIILGTYALSAGYYDAYYGSAQKVRTLIQQDFAAAFADVDVIATPSAPTTAFKLGEKIDDPLQMYLNDITTIPANLAGVPGISIPSGLSDDDGLPVGIQFLAPAREDARLYRVGAALETLLVDSWGAPLLSRAPQLEGGAR; this comes from the coding sequence GTGAGCGACATCATCCGGCTGACCGCGGCGGAGCTCGCCGACAAGCTCGCGGCGCGGGAGCTCTCCAGCGTCGAGGCCACGCAGGCGCACCTCGACCGGATCGCACAGGTCGACGGCGACGTCCATGCGTTCCTGCACGTCAACGAGCACGCGCTCGACGCGGCAGCCGACATCGACGCCCGTCGCGCCGCGGGGGAGGACCTCGGGCCGATCGCCGGTGTCCCGCTCGCGATCAAGGACGTGCTCGTCACGACCGATCAGCCGACCACGAGCGGCTCGCGGATCCTCGAGGGGTACCGTTCGCCCTACGACGCGACGGTCGTGGCCCGCTCCCGCGCCGCCGGCCTCATCGCGCTCGGCAAGACGAACATGGACGAGTTCGCGATGGGCTCGTCGACGGAGCACTCCGCCTACGGCCCGACCCGCAACCCCTGGGACCTCGACCGGATCCCCGGCGGTTCCGGCGGGGGCTCCGCCGCCGCCGTCGCCGCCTTCGAGGCCCCGCTCGCCCTCGGCTCCGACACCGGCGGTTCGATCCGTCAGCCTGCGCACGTGACCGGAACGGTCGGCGTGAAGCCGACCTACGGGGGCGTCAGCCGCTACGGCGCGATCGCGCTGGCGTCGAGCCTCGACCAGGTCGGCCCGGTCACCCGCACGGTGCTCGATGCCGGTCTGCTGCACGACGCGATCGGCGGCCACGACCCGAAGGACTCCACGTCGCTCGACGAGCAGTGGCCGTCCTTCGCCGCGGCGGCACGCGAGGGTGCGCGCGGGGACGGCCTCAAGGGCCTCCGTGTCGGCGTCATCCGAGAGCTTCCCGACAGCGGCTTCCAGCCGGGGGTTGCGGCTTCGTTCCGCAGCGCCCTGGCCCTGCTGGAGGCGCAGGGTGCGGAGATCGTCGAGATCGGTGCACCGCACTTCGAGTACGGCGTCGCCGCCTACTACCTGATCCTCCCGGCCGAGGCCTCGAGCAACCTGGCCAAGTTCGACTCGGTCCGCTTCGGTCTCCGGGTCACCCCGGCGGGCAACCCGACGGTGGAGGACGTGATGTCCGCCACGCGCGACGCCGGTTTCGGCGATGAGGTCAAGCGCCGCATCATCCTCGGCACCTACGCGCTGTCGGCCGGATACTACGACGCGTACTACGGCAGCGCGCAGAAGGTCCGCACGCTGATCCAGCAGGACTTCGCCGCGGCCTTCGCCGATGTCGACGTCATCGCCACGCCGTCGGCCCCGACCACGGCCTTCAAGCTCGGCGAGAAGATCGACGACCCGCTGCAGATGTACCTGAACGACATCACCACGATCCCGGCGAACCTCGCCGGTGTCCCCGGTATCTCGATCCCGAGCGGTCTCTCGGATGACGACGGGCTGCCCGTCGGCATCCAGTTCCTCGCGCCGGCGCGAGAGGACGCCCGCCTCTACCGGGTGGGCGCCGCCCTCGAGACGCTGCTCGTGGACTCCTGGGGCGCGCCGCTGCTGTCCCGTGCCCCCCAGCTGGAAGGAGGCGCGCGCTGA
- the gatB gene encoding Asp-tRNA(Asn)/Glu-tRNA(Gln) amidotransferase subunit GatB, which produces MAAAKLMDFDKALELFEPVLGFEVHVELNTNTKMFSDAPNPANEAYHAAEPNTLIAPVDLGLPGALPVVNETAIRSSISLGLALGCSIAESSRFARKNYFYPDLGKNYQISQYDEPIAFEGSVEVELEDGTMVTIPIERAHMEEDAGKLTHMGGSTGRIQGAEYSLVDYNRAGVPLVEIVTKTIFGTEHRAPEVAKAYVAAIRDIVRGLGISEARLERGNLRCDANVSLRPRGAEKLGTRTETKNVNSMRSVERAVRYEIQRQAQILADGGTIIQETRHWHEDTGTTSPGRPKSDADDYRYFPEPDLLPVQPPRELIEELRAALPEQPVARRRRLMDEWGFTPLEFQDVRNGGLLDVVEATIAAGATPAAARKWWTGEITRLANAQEKDAVDLVSPENVAALQQLVDAGTLTDKLARQVLEGVIAGEGTPQEVVDARGLAVVSDDGALIAAIDEALAAQPDVMAKIQDGKVQAAGAIIGAVMKAMKGQADAARVRELILERAAQ; this is translated from the coding sequence ATGGCCGCCGCCAAGCTCATGGACTTCGACAAGGCGCTCGAGCTGTTCGAGCCGGTCCTCGGATTCGAGGTGCACGTCGAGCTCAACACGAACACGAAGATGTTCTCCGACGCGCCCAACCCTGCGAACGAGGCGTACCACGCGGCGGAGCCGAACACCCTGATCGCGCCGGTGGACCTGGGCCTCCCCGGTGCGCTGCCGGTCGTCAACGAGACGGCCATCCGCTCGTCGATCAGCCTCGGCCTCGCGCTCGGCTGCTCGATCGCCGAGTCCAGCCGGTTCGCCCGGAAGAACTATTTCTACCCTGACCTCGGCAAGAACTATCAGATCTCCCAGTACGACGAGCCGATCGCCTTCGAGGGCTCGGTCGAGGTGGAGCTCGAGGACGGCACGATGGTGACGATCCCCATCGAGCGCGCGCACATGGAGGAGGACGCCGGCAAGCTCACGCACATGGGCGGCTCGACCGGTCGCATCCAGGGGGCGGAGTATTCGCTCGTCGACTACAACCGCGCCGGCGTCCCGCTCGTCGAGATCGTGACGAAGACGATCTTCGGCACCGAGCACCGGGCCCCCGAGGTCGCCAAGGCCTACGTCGCCGCGATCCGCGACATCGTCCGCGGACTCGGGATCTCCGAGGCTCGCCTCGAGCGCGGCAACCTGCGCTGCGACGCGAACGTCTCGCTGCGCCCTCGCGGTGCCGAGAAGCTCGGCACGCGCACCGAGACGAAGAACGTCAACTCGATGCGGTCGGTCGAGCGTGCGGTGCGCTACGAGATCCAGCGGCAGGCGCAGATCCTCGCCGACGGCGGCACCATCATCCAGGAGACGCGGCACTGGCATGAGGACACCGGGACCACCTCTCCCGGCCGTCCGAAGTCGGACGCCGACGACTACCGGTACTTCCCGGAGCCCGATCTGCTTCCGGTCCAGCCTCCCCGCGAGCTGATCGAGGAGCTGCGTGCGGCGCTGCCCGAGCAGCCCGTCGCTCGCCGTCGTCGGCTCATGGACGAGTGGGGCTTCACCCCGCTGGAGTTCCAGGACGTGCGCAACGGCGGCCTGCTCGACGTCGTCGAGGCCACGATCGCCGCCGGGGCCACGCCGGCCGCGGCACGGAAGTGGTGGACGGGGGAGATCACCCGCCTCGCCAACGCGCAGGAGAAGGATGCGGTCGACCTCGTCAGTCCGGAGAACGTCGCGGCGCTGCAGCAGCTCGTCGACGCCGGGACGCTGACCGACAAGCTCGCACGCCAGGTGCTGGAGGGCGTGATCGCCGGCGAGGGCACGCCGCAGGAGGTCGTCGACGCGCGCGGTCTCGCCGTCGTCTCGGACGACGGTGCGCTCATCGCGGCGATCGACGAGGCCCTCGCCGCACAGCCCGATGTGATGGCCAAGATCCAGGACGGCAAGGTCCAGGCCGCAGGTGCGATCATCGGTGCGGTCATGAAGGCCATGAAGGGCCAGGCCGACGCCGCCCGCGTCCGCGAACTCATCCTCGAGCGCGCCGCGCAGTGA
- a CDS encoding DNA polymerase IV translates to MGHGDGRGRMVSSADADDTGTRILHVDMDAFYAAVEVLDDPSLRGLPLIIGSPDGRSVVSSASYEARSYGVRSAMPVSQAVRLCPTARIVPPHFHRYQEVSRQVMAIFESFTPLVEPLSVDEAFLDVQGVRRLWGSPARIAAQIRDRVLAEVGITCSVGVAATKHVAKMASTMAKPDGMLVVAEHDTLAFLAPRPVRALWGVGPKAAEALEARGLRSIGDLRTASPEMLDRAVGPALSARLAQLARGEDARAVDTERVEKSIGHEETFDHDVTDRAFLRAELLRLADRVGARLRRAGWETSTVAIKIRFDDFRTVTRSQTLAEPTAVGQRIGEAAQGLFALIERRDPIRLVGVRAENLRPAGGSALALWDEDEDWRKVEGAVDEAMARFGSATISRARHIGRGEGRGSARHPKDHGVD, encoded by the coding sequence ATGGGACACGGTGATGGCAGAGGCCGCATGGTGTCCTCGGCCGACGCCGACGATACGGGAACGCGCATCCTCCACGTCGACATGGACGCGTTCTATGCTGCCGTCGAAGTGCTGGACGACCCGAGTCTCCGCGGACTGCCGCTGATCATCGGGTCACCGGACGGGCGCTCCGTGGTCTCCAGCGCCTCCTACGAGGCACGGAGCTACGGCGTGCGCTCCGCGATGCCCGTGTCGCAGGCCGTGCGGCTGTGCCCGACGGCACGTATCGTCCCGCCGCACTTCCACCGGTACCAAGAGGTGTCGCGGCAGGTGATGGCGATCTTCGAGTCGTTCACGCCGCTCGTGGAGCCGCTGTCGGTGGACGAGGCGTTCCTCGACGTGCAGGGTGTGCGCCGGCTCTGGGGGAGCCCCGCCCGGATTGCGGCCCAGATCCGTGACCGCGTCCTCGCCGAGGTCGGCATCACGTGCAGCGTCGGCGTGGCCGCGACCAAGCACGTGGCGAAGATGGCGTCGACCATGGCCAAGCCGGACGGGATGCTCGTGGTCGCGGAACACGACACCCTCGCCTTCCTCGCGCCGCGCCCCGTGCGAGCGCTGTGGGGCGTGGGGCCGAAGGCGGCGGAGGCCCTGGAGGCCCGGGGTCTGCGCTCGATCGGCGACCTCCGCACCGCATCGCCCGAGATGCTGGACCGCGCCGTGGGGCCGGCGCTGAGTGCCCGCCTGGCGCAGCTGGCGCGGGGGGAGGACGCCCGCGCGGTGGACACCGAGCGCGTGGAGAAGAGCATCGGCCACGAGGAGACCTTCGACCACGACGTCACGGACCGGGCGTTCCTCCGCGCCGAGCTGCTCCGGCTGGCCGATCGCGTGGGCGCGCGCCTGCGCCGGGCCGGGTGGGAGACCTCCACGGTCGCGATCAAGATCCGCTTCGACGACTTCCGCACCGTCACCCGCTCGCAGACGCTGGCGGAGCCGACCGCCGTCGGCCAGCGCATCGGCGAGGCCGCGCAGGGCCTGTTCGCGCTCATCGAGCGTCGTGATCCCATCCGCCTCGTGGGAGTCCGTGCCGAGAACCTCCGGCCCGCGGGAGGCAGCGCGCTGGCGCTGTGGGACGAGGACGAGGACTGGCGCAAGGTCGAAGGGGCCGTCGACGAGGCCATGGCGCGGTTCGGTTCGGCGACGATCAGCAGGGCGCGCCACATCGGACGGGGCGAGGGGCGGGGCTCCGCGCGGCATCCGAAGGACCACGGCGTCGATTGA
- a CDS encoding nucleoside/nucleotide kinase family protein, with protein sequence MPSRSDDAVAAALSHAATLIAEDVRALAASNPVVLIDGGSGAGKTSLAARVARAWPVTGRVQVIALDSLYPGWDGLDDGAERALDGILRPHGRGLLGTWRRWDWDRGEEAETHAVDPALGVIVEGSGILRPSTARLADVRIWVESGESSRKARALARDGDTYRPHWDRWAAQERRHLERDRPRELATRVIEVP encoded by the coding sequence GTGCCCTCAAGAAGTGATGATGCGGTCGCAGCGGCGCTCTCGCACGCGGCGACGCTGATCGCGGAGGACGTCCGCGCCCTCGCGGCGTCCAATCCCGTCGTGCTGATCGACGGGGGGAGCGGTGCAGGCAAGACCTCTCTGGCCGCGCGCGTGGCGCGAGCCTGGCCGGTCACCGGACGCGTGCAGGTCATCGCCCTGGACTCCCTCTACCCGGGCTGGGACGGGCTCGATGACGGGGCGGAACGCGCGCTCGATGGCATCCTCCGCCCGCACGGGCGCGGACTCCTCGGGACCTGGCGTCGATGGGATTGGGACCGCGGCGAGGAGGCGGAGACCCACGCCGTCGATCCGGCCCTCGGCGTCATCGTCGAGGGCAGCGGGATCCTGCGGCCCTCGACCGCACGCCTGGCCGACGTCCGGATCTGGGTGGAGTCCGGCGAGTCGTCGCGGAAGGCCCGTGCGCTGGCGCGGGATGGGGACACCTACCGCCCGCACTGGGACCGGTGGGCGGCGCAGGAGCGCCGTCACCTCGAGCGAGACCGTCCGAGGGAACTCGCCACTCGCGTGATCGAGGTCCCCTGA
- a CDS encoding DUF2017 family protein: MNTPPITVSVATIEGMHLARLVDDFMDLLRDSEGGDPGVARLTPNAYPDDDEASAAFASATRADLLDRRLHDARVMRTALQVFDPDAEVTDEGARVPRDVVVRREDVDAWLRTLTAIRLVIATRLGITDDEPDVGGDGQAVYDWLGYRLELLIEAVDESDADALR, from the coding sequence ATGAACACCCCACCGATCACCGTCTCGGTCGCCACGATCGAGGGCATGCACCTGGCCCGGCTCGTCGATGACTTCATGGACCTGCTCCGGGATTCCGAAGGCGGCGACCCTGGGGTGGCGCGGCTGACCCCGAACGCCTACCCGGACGATGACGAGGCTTCGGCCGCCTTCGCGTCGGCCACCCGCGCGGATCTCCTCGACCGCCGGCTCCACGATGCGCGGGTGATGCGCACGGCGCTGCAGGTGTTCGACCCCGACGCCGAGGTGACCGATGAGGGTGCCCGTGTTCCCCGCGACGTCGTCGTACGCCGCGAGGACGTGGACGCGTGGCTCCGCACCCTCACCGCCATCCGGCTCGTCATCGCCACGCGGCTCGGGATCACCGACGACGAACCCGACGTCGGCGGTGACGGTCAGGCGGTGTATGACTGGCTGGGATACCGTCTCGAGCTGCTCATCGAGGCCGTCGACGAGAGCGACGCCGATGCCCTCCGCTGA
- the clpS gene encoding ATP-dependent Clp protease adapter ClpS produces MSTALPEVDEATDLCAAPLEPWEVVVWNDPVNLMSYVVRVFRTYFGYTREHATRLMLAVHHDGHAIVATGPRETMEVHAQAMHDYGLWATVRKAA; encoded by the coding sequence ATGTCGACTGCTCTTCCCGAGGTCGATGAGGCCACCGATCTCTGCGCTGCGCCCCTGGAGCCCTGGGAGGTCGTCGTGTGGAACGATCCGGTGAATCTGATGAGCTACGTCGTCCGCGTCTTCCGCACGTACTTCGGCTACACCCGCGAGCATGCCACCCGTCTCATGCTCGCCGTCCACCACGACGGACACGCGATCGTCGCCACCGGACCCCGCGAGACCATGGAGGTGCACGCACAGGCGATGCACGACTACGGGCTCTGGGCTACCGTCAGGAAGGCCGCATGA
- a CDS encoding metallopeptidase family protein, whose protein sequence is MDMDAAAFEALVIDELDQLPDEMVEQLENVVFVVEDRPEDGSLDLLGLYDGLALPERTQYGMGELPDRIIVYREPHLAQCEGIDELRDEIHTTLVHEIAHFHGIDDAQLHELGWA, encoded by the coding sequence ATGGACATGGACGCCGCGGCCTTCGAGGCCCTCGTGATCGACGAGCTCGACCAGCTGCCCGATGAGATGGTCGAGCAGCTCGAGAACGTCGTCTTCGTGGTGGAGGATCGTCCCGAGGACGGGAGCCTGGATCTCCTCGGCCTGTACGACGGCCTCGCGTTGCCGGAGCGCACGCAGTATGGGATGGGTGAGCTGCCCGACCGCATCATCGTCTACCGGGAACCGCACCTCGCCCAGTGCGAGGGCATCGACGAACTCCGCGACGAGATCCACACCACCCTCGTCCACGAGATCGCGCACTTCCACGGCATCGACGACGCGCAGCTGCACGAGCTCGGGTGGGCGTGA
- a CDS encoding LysE family transporter, whose amino-acid sequence MSLAVWFSLLTASVVISFTPGAGAINTMSNSLTQGWKRSIWGIIGQQIALIVHVVIVAAGVGLLVSRSDVLFNLIRYAGAAYLVYLGIRLILTRPAPALDDAPDPVDARESHWSMMRRGFWVNLLNPKAIVFFLAFIPQFIRLDQPPLPQYLALVATVVVVDVLVMWGFFATAARPFRRLTRSPRGQRILNTVFGSLFIGVAALLVLLH is encoded by the coding sequence GTGTCACTGGCGGTCTGGTTCTCTCTTCTCACCGCATCCGTGGTGATCAGCTTCACGCCGGGGGCCGGCGCGATCAACACGATGTCCAACTCCCTCACGCAGGGCTGGAAGCGCTCGATCTGGGGAATCATCGGCCAGCAGATCGCGCTCATCGTGCATGTCGTGATCGTGGCTGCCGGTGTCGGGCTCCTCGTCTCGCGCTCGGACGTCCTGTTCAACCTCATCCGATACGCCGGCGCCGCCTATCTGGTGTACCTCGGCATCCGGTTGATCCTGACCCGCCCCGCTCCCGCGCTCGATGACGCGCCGGATCCCGTGGATGCCCGGGAGAGCCACTGGTCGATGATGCGCCGCGGGTTCTGGGTCAACCTGCTGAATCCCAAGGCGATCGTCTTCTTCCTCGCGTTCATCCCGCAGTTCATCCGGCTGGACCAGCCTCCGCTCCCCCAGTATCTGGCTCTCGTCGCCACCGTCGTGGTCGTCGACGTCCTGGTGATGTGGGGGTTCTTCGCCACGGCGGCGCGCCCCTTCCGGCGCCTCACCCGCTCTCCGCGCGGCCAGCGGATCCTCAACACCGTGTTCGGAAGCCTCTTCATCGGCGTCGCGGCGCTGCTCGTCCTCCTGCACTGA
- the orn gene encoding oligoribonuclease, with the protein MMTASENDRLVWIDCEMTGLDLAVDELVEIAVVVTDFELRPLDPGFQVVIRPSADALAHMNDFVTAMHETSGLIDEIPHGVTLQEAEEQTLAYIRRFVPLERRAPLAGNTIGTDRMFLAKYMPQVDQWLHYRNVDVSSIKELSRRWYPRVFFQAPAKDGGHRALADILESIRELRYYREAVFVDEPGPSSDDAKEIAARTVSEFAPNM; encoded by the coding sequence ATGATGACTGCTTCGGAGAACGACCGCCTCGTCTGGATCGACTGCGAGATGACGGGTCTCGATCTCGCGGTCGACGAACTCGTCGAGATCGCCGTGGTGGTGACCGACTTCGAGCTCCGTCCGCTCGACCCCGGCTTCCAGGTCGTCATCCGTCCGAGCGCGGACGCGCTCGCGCACATGAACGACTTCGTCACCGCCATGCACGAGACCTCGGGACTCATCGACGAGATCCCGCACGGAGTCACCCTCCAGGAGGCGGAGGAGCAGACGCTGGCCTACATCCGCCGCTTCGTCCCGCTCGAGCGCCGCGCGCCTCTCGCCGGCAACACGATCGGCACCGACCGCATGTTCCTCGCGAAGTACATGCCGCAGGTCGACCAGTGGCTGCACTACCGGAACGTCGACGTCTCCAGCATCAAGGAGCTGTCCCGTCGCTGGTACCCCCGGGTGTTCTTCCAGGCTCCGGCGAAGGACGGCGGCCACCGTGCGCTGGCCGACATCCTGGAGTCCATCCGCGAACTCCGCTACTACCGGGAGGCCGTCTTCGTGGACGAGCCCGGGCCTTCCAGCGACGACGCCAAGGAGATCGCCGCGCGCACGGTGTCGGAGTTCGCCCCGAACATGTAA
- a CDS encoding single-stranded DNA-binding protein, whose product MIDTVTVVGRVATEPTPGRTSAGVPVTNFRLASTHRRFDAASGSWVDAGTNWFSIAAFRQLAEHARASLRVGDSVIVSGRLRVRPWESNGKQGTSVDIDADTIGHDLRWGTTAYRPSARPSPAEAGESGDHTTADDEARDAWDQPVETEAA is encoded by the coding sequence ATGATCGACACCGTGACCGTCGTCGGGAGAGTCGCGACGGAGCCCACACCCGGGCGGACGAGCGCAGGAGTGCCCGTCACGAACTTCCGGCTCGCGAGCACGCACCGGCGCTTCGACGCGGCGAGCGGCTCGTGGGTGGACGCAGGGACCAACTGGTTCTCGATTGCGGCCTTCCGTCAGCTCGCCGAACACGCGCGGGCCTCGCTGCGGGTGGGGGACAGCGTCATCGTCTCCGGACGACTCCGGGTGCGACCGTGGGAGAGCAACGGGAAGCAAGGGACGAGCGTCGACATCGACGCGGATACGATCGGGCACGATCTCCGGTGGGGGACCACGGCATATCGGCCGAGCGCTCGGCCCTCGCCCGCGGAGGCGGGGGAAAGCGGCGATCACACGACGGCGGACGACGAGGCGCGCGACGCGTGGGATCAGCCTGTGGAGACCGAGGCGGCCTAG
- a CDS encoding DUF6993 domain-containing protein, translating into MLRSVLPSRAAALVLVAGVSVAVLTGCAPEPTATPTPTATATADPTPSAAPALVSDGSAEDNLPVFTAVAEQVWGTEQRGEGRAYVDGLVAAGFDREAMQLTPDQSTVGNPAESIQFSVRWGEEECLIGQVGPSTGAVVTTVMPQLAGGRCLVGATRPIDW; encoded by the coding sequence GTGCTCCGATCGGTCCTCCCGTCCCGCGCTGCGGCGCTCGTGCTCGTCGCCGGTGTCTCGGTAGCCGTCCTAACCGGATGCGCGCCGGAGCCCACGGCGACGCCGACTCCCACGGCGACAGCCACCGCTGATCCGACGCCGTCCGCCGCTCCTGCCCTGGTGTCGGACGGGAGCGCCGAGGACAACCTCCCCGTGTTCACGGCAGTGGCGGAGCAGGTCTGGGGGACGGAGCAACGCGGGGAGGGGCGCGCGTACGTCGACGGTCTCGTCGCGGCGGGATTCGATCGGGAGGCTATGCAGCTCACGCCGGACCAGTCCACCGTCGGGAACCCGGCGGAGAGCATCCAGTTCTCGGTCCGCTGGGGCGAGGAGGAGTGCCTGATTGGACAGGTGGGTCCCTCCACCGGTGCCGTCGTGACCACGGTCATGCCCCAGCTCGCCGGCGGGCGGTGCCTGGTGGGCGCGACGCGGCCGATCGACTGGTGA
- the ettA gene encoding energy-dependent translational throttle protein EttA: MAEYIYSMVRARKAVGEKLILDDVTMAFLPGAKIGMVGPNGAGKSTILKIMAGLDTPSNGEAKLSPGYSVGILMQEPELDESKTVLENIQDGIAIKAKVDRFNEISALMADPDADFDALLAEMGTLQEEIDAADGWDLDSQLEQAMDALRTPPGDAAIAPLSGGEKRRVALAKLLLQKPDLLLLDEPTNHLDAESVLWLEQHLQSYKGAVIAITHDRYFLDHVAEWIAEVDRGRLIGYEGNYSTYLEKKAERLDIQGKKDAKLAKRLKDELDWVRSSAKGRQTKSKARLARYEEMAAEAERTRKLDFEEIQIPAGPRLGNVVIEAKNLQKGFDGRSLIDGLSFSLPPNGIVGVIGPNGVGKTTLFKTIVGLEPLDGGDLKIGETVKISYVDQSRSSIDPNKTLWEVVSDGLDFITVGKTEIPSRAYVSKFGFKGPDQQKKAGVLSGGERNRLNLALTLKEGGNLLLLDEPTNDLDVETLSSLENALLEFPGCAVVITHDRWFLDRIATHILAYEGTDEKPDQWYWFEGNFEAYEQNKIERLGPDAAKPHRSTHRKLTRD, translated from the coding sequence GTGGCTGAGTACATCTACTCCATGGTTCGTGCCCGCAAGGCGGTGGGTGAGAAGCTCATCCTGGACGACGTCACGATGGCGTTCCTGCCGGGCGCGAAGATCGGCATGGTCGGCCCCAACGGCGCCGGAAAGTCGACGATCCTCAAGATCATGGCCGGGCTCGACACCCCGTCCAACGGTGAGGCCAAGCTCTCGCCGGGGTACTCCGTCGGCATCCTCATGCAGGAGCCGGAGCTCGACGAGTCGAAGACGGTCCTCGAGAACATCCAGGACGGCATCGCCATCAAGGCGAAGGTCGACCGGTTCAACGAGATCTCCGCGCTGATGGCCGACCCGGATGCCGACTTCGACGCGCTCCTCGCGGAGATGGGGACGCTGCAGGAGGAGATCGACGCGGCGGACGGCTGGGACCTCGACTCTCAGCTCGAGCAGGCGATGGACGCCCTCCGCACCCCTCCCGGCGACGCGGCCATCGCTCCGCTCTCCGGTGGCGAGAAGCGCCGTGTGGCGCTGGCCAAGCTGCTGCTGCAGAAGCCCGACCTGCTGCTCCTCGACGAGCCCACCAACCACCTCGACGCGGAGAGCGTGCTCTGGCTCGAGCAGCACCTCCAGTCGTATAAGGGCGCCGTGATCGCCATCACCCACGACCGGTACTTCCTCGACCACGTGGCCGAGTGGATCGCCGAGGTCGACCGCGGACGGCTCATCGGCTACGAGGGCAACTACTCCACGTACCTGGAGAAGAAGGCCGAGCGCCTCGACATCCAGGGCAAGAAGGACGCGAAGCTCGCCAAGCGCCTGAAGGACGAGCTGGACTGGGTCCGCTCCAGCGCGAAGGGGCGCCAGACGAAGTCGAAGGCGCGTCTGGCCCGGTACGAGGAGATGGCGGCCGAGGCGGAGCGCACGAGGAAGCTGGACTTCGAGGAGATCCAGATCCCCGCCGGTCCTCGACTCGGCAACGTGGTCATCGAGGCCAAGAACCTCCAAAAGGGCTTCGACGGCCGCTCGCTCATCGACGGCCTGAGCTTCAGCCTTCCGCCGAACGGCATCGTCGGCGTCATCGGCCCGAACGGCGTCGGAAAGACGACCCTGTTCAAGACCATCGTCGGGCTGGAGCCCCTGGACGGCGGCGATCTGAAGATCGGCGAGACCGTCAAGATCAGCTACGTCGACCAGTCGCGGTCGTCGATCGACCCGAACAAGACCCTGTGGGAGGTCGTCTCCGACGGTCTGGACTTCATCACGGTCGGTAAGACCGAGATCCCGTCCCGGGCCTACGTCTCGAAGTTCGGTTTCAAGGGCCCGGACCAGCAGAAGAAGGCCGGCGTGCTCTCCGGTGGTGAGCGCAACCGTCTGAACCTCGCGCTCACCCTCAAGGAGGGCGGCAACCTGCTCCTCCTCGACGAGCCGACCAACGACCTCGACGTCGAGACGCTGAGCTCCCTGGAGAATGCGCTGCTCGAATTCCCCGGCTGTGCGGTGGTCATCACTCACGACCGGTGGTTCCTGGACCGGATCGCGACGCACATCCTCGCCTACGAGGGCACGGACGAGAAGCCCGACCAGTGGTACTGGTTCGAGGGCAACTTCGAGGCCTACGAGCAGAACAAGATCGAGCGACTCGGCCCGGATGCGGCGAAGCCCCACCGGTCGACGCACCGCAAGCTCACCCGCGACTGA